The genomic window AGCTGCATTGCTTTCCTCTTATGGAGAAGAAAAAGCTTTTAGTATATGAATTGGGGTGTGGAGGTGTCCCACCCCAAATCCCCTTCTATATTGGTATATGAAAGCATTTGGAGGGTGAATAATGTTAGTGACTAGAATTTACTATCAACAGAGACTTTCCCCAAGACTCTTTAGTACAAGTATTTCTCTTTAGtcatttctgttgtgtctgaccctttgtgacctgatttgtgcttttcttggcaaagacaatggagtggttttgaatttacttctttctcattctttaaatgaggaaagtaagggGAAAATGGTTAAGTGGTGTGGCAAGGGTTATACATTTAGTGTCACCAAAATGAtttaaaatcagatcttcctgatcccTTGGCTGTCACTCTACCTGATGAACTACCTAACTAACATACAAAGTATTGGGAATGTATTTAAAAAGGATAATGCAGATTCTGCCCCCACAAAGAAGAAGTATTTGAGGTTTGAGACTCCAGTGTCTTAGTATTAGTCATAGtaaacctttctttctctctctctgattatctctgtctctggctccctGCCTCCATATCTATCTCTacactttctctttctgtctctctctctatgtgtgtgtctCAGTCTGCAtgtgtgtgttcatgtgtgtATATGAGTGTGTACTGCAAGGGGagcacttaattttttattaCTCCTATTTAAAAGTGATCATATACATGAAGTAGGAACACTGTTCAATTGATTTGATTCAATCAGAATCAAATATGAAAAAGGTTTATAAACTTTTTTGAATCAGTTAAAAACCCATCATTTGAATAAAAAGACAGAATTCTTAGAACCAAAGATTCTAGTTTTCTGGAAGTGAAATGTTTAGAGTAAACTTGGTTTTTCCATTATATCACTGAGGACTAAAGTTAGACCTCAGTCAATGTGGCAAAGAAGAGAGAATCCATAGGGATCTCCAGCTCTATACACATTTTGCAGCAGATGACCTAGATAGAAGGCTGTCTAAGGAAAATGCCAGGTTTTTAATCCACCTTCCCTTGATGTGTCTTTGCAAAGTGTACAATTTCATATGATCTTTGGTGAATCAAATATTACTAGGAATATGAATTAAGCCTTTATCATGAACAAGAAGGCAGGCAAAAGAAAGTCAAGTAGGGTGGggtcctaaaactaagcttaaagatttaattatttctagCCAGGATTTCTGAGCAATTGTAATGTTCTCAAAAATGCAATCTCTAAGGTGAAATAGGAAGAAACCACTCATGGAAGATACTTGTATTATTGTTGTAACTTTTCAGGCATCCAACCAGGACTCAACTCAAGTAGTATTCTTTACAAATAGTGTTTGAATGAATAcatagatgaatggatgaatgattaAGGGATTGtttcatgtaataacaattaCAAATCCCTCACTCTGCCCTATACAACATATGCTTTTAGACAAACTTCAATTCTCTGAATAATATTGTTTCATCCACATAACACTTCCATGTGACTGAGTACTGACTTAAGCAGGAATTTTGGCCTCCTCCATGGTACTCTACAGTCTAGATTTGTCACCTTTTGATTTGATGACTATATAATTCATCTTTTAGTGGCCTGTGGAAGTAAGAGAATTAGATAGTAAAGGTAGCTATTATATTTCTAAGAGTGGTATATGGATTAACATGAAAAAGGGAAATGTTGTTCCCCATAATGGGATCAAGAATGGTAATTTGGATAACACAACGTTCTCTTCcaaaaatcctaaatatttaGAGGCCTGATATCACTAAGAGCACTACTATACCATCAAAACTTTGCTGGGTATAGCAGACATTGATCGAGAATCATTAGCTCTAAATTGAATTTTCTGAATGAGCCTACATCCTTTTTCTGTGACTGCTATGGACCAGGCAGATTCTCTTGCTTCCCCCTTTAACATCTGTGCAGTGTATTAATCTCACTGTCTCTTAGGCTATTCAACTCAAGAGAATTTATCTTGGTACTCTTGTCTCATCATCATCTCAGCTGAATTTGTTGTAAAAACTTGATTTTCAAGCTGCTTCTTGCAGGGAATTTTTGTGCCATTTGAACCAGGTGTGAAAAATGCTAGTGACTATTCTGGTGTGCTATGTGCTTAAGTTTACATCTTTCATTAAAGAAACATTTCAATCATTCTTCACCTCTCCCCATGTTCTGGGCCACACTATTGCCTTCTGCTGGATAATGAACTGTTGACCAGCTGGAGCCTCAGAAACAAACTCTCCCACTTTGACCAGAACTTCAGTGTCAttaccaaaggtcacatagtTGAGAATATCATAATTTGCCACAGAGTTCTTCTTCTCAGCCAAGACTACGAGGTTCCCAGCACTGTTGTTAAACTGGATGTTCTTCAGGAAGGAGTGGAGCTAAAAATGAAGAACATGAAAAGTTCAGCAGGTGAGTCTCTCAGGGATGAGTACTAGACTTTAGTTTttctaaatgcttttttttatcaaatagctgGATAAAAGCTGGAATAGTACATTCTTAGACTTTTCAATTGTCACAAAACTGATGGATTCCTAATAAATTGGATAACAGAAGCAGGATCTAAAAAGGCCTCACTAGATTAGAAGGTTGTGTCTAATTACAAGGTTTTGgtagaaatatttgaaaagagagaaaaaggcaaGAAGGGTACTCTGTGTTGCATGAAAGTTAAGCTGGGAAAGGATGCACAGAAAGAGATCTTGCAATGCTGGTTCATAGTATTTGAGGTGCTACAGAGTGTCCTCCTCTCGTTTGTGAGTCTCCTTCCAATGCAGTCTAATAAGTGttcaaaatcatttattcattGCGAACAATTTAAAAACCAATAGATTGAGTCCTACAAGtattaaaggaaaatcaaaagtatttgcagtaaaggagcttacattctactgaaggcAACTACattgaaacagaaaaataaatactatgaaagggatttcttttttatcttaacttaatcaatgAAGTACTTGGAATGCTCCACTCTTTTAATTTCATCAGTCATGAATTGAAGGATCCTCTTGATAAAAGTTTACACCCTCAGGGAATGGCACAGCCTTCTTGGCAGTACCAGGCAAATTATGGAGCTCTGaatggttcctgagatgtgatagaccagcccacagtgaaaggaagtagaaaccagagtcagaaagtgatgtggagaaaactgcttataaagttCAGTCCAGGGCATTCTGATTCATTCTGCTGTGTTGGTGGCTCTTACTTAAAGTGGGATTCTGCTGTGCAGGTGTCTCTGTGTTGGACTTCTGAGCTGAAGGACTTCAGCATTGGTGGCTCAAGGAATTTGACTTCAGTGACTTGCTTCTGGCCAGAGACACAGACCTTTCTGCTCTTCTCCTGTCTTCAGTAGGATGATCTCTTCAGTGAGGCACTCACATACAGATTTAGGGAATTTACCCAGacaatattttctctctccttttgacATATCCTCCTTTACTATTTATACCTTGCAGCAATAAAgttactaaagctactaacagccttgtgacttgagttaatttttataaacagcaacacaacaatttaaaaaaaatttatttatcaaacccattttaattattatattataataccaTATGAttccagaaggaagaaaatattatcaaatagagagggaaggaggaagcatttatatagcaccttgcatgtgtcaagcactgtgtgAAGTTCTTTTCATATATAATATCTTGTTTGATTAGGACATGAAGAAAGAATTTGCAAATATCAAGACTATGAGCTGACTCTACACTCAGGCCCTAAGCCCTGATCCTCTGTCCAAATTTCCTTGATCAAGAACACCAAAGGAACTCTATgcccagacactgtgctaagttctttttaaatataacatCTCATTTGtttaggaaatgaagaaagaattttcaAGTATCAAGAATATAAGTTTAGCCTGTAAGGAAGCTGGAGATTCTGGGAACCAAATGGGAAGCAGAAGTCCATCTCAGGCTTAACTTAAGGGGTCTTTGCAAAGATATGTAATTGGGGGATGCAAACCTAAATTCAGAGAACAGACTGTagtcaattattttctttttactttttaaaatgtatgtatttaattgattaatttagaatactttcccatggttacatgatttgtattcttccactcctctcctcccatatttaatgagcaattcaactagcatttacatgtatcattaataAAGACCTATTTAcagattattaatatttgcaatagtgtgatcatttagcATCTCCTGTAGGCTGTATTTGATAGACACATATTGTGTTAAAAAGTATAATGTGTAaaagatttttcaaaaaagaCATATAGTGTGAAATCATCATGTTAGCCAAAAGTAGAGAGAAAGAACTTTCAATTCCAATttggcattttaattttttaaaggctcTATGGAGCCATTGATGGATCTTGAGCAAAAGGATATCATATTGGATCAGGAAAGTGACATGATTAGATGttttttaggaagattattttgccaATCTATGTCATCActctttaatcatttattttgcatatatactTATAGAAAACATattctgtatttttatattttataaaattttttgaatatataaatatatacctattcaatgaaacaaatatatatatatatatataaacatatacatgtatgtccATATGGGTGTGtgtatacagacacacacacacatacacacacacacacacacacacatatatatatacacacagatatatttctatgttgtcaTCTCCTTTGTTAGTGTAGCTGTACAGCAGCCACAAATCTATATATTCATGGGTGAACACCTGAGAAGGGAAACTGGAGATTGAGAGAAAATGAGTGGAGGGGTTTTAAGAGAGAGGAAcacaacaaaggaagaaagactcagagacaaagagttcAGCAACATTGGCTCCAGTGTGTATGATCCTCTGTTGGTGGAAAGGGAGAGGTACAAGTGtccccaatcttttattggagaatcaagGAATGAGTGATGGGAGGTAGTtgatgaacatgtgacatggcagagAATTAAACATAGTCTCAGTTAACACCCAAAAGATCAAAGAGGTGTAGGCTAAGGTAATTTAGGCCTCAGTGCCCCTTCCATAGAACCAACTGACTTTTGGATTGGAGGCATAGGGAGTGGTCAACATATAAGCTCATAGTTACACTTTGTTATAAGGCTTAAGTAACCAATCATTAAGTTTGCTACAAGAGCGTATTGTTTAAAAGAGTCAGTTTTTGAATACATCAATGATTATTTCAAGGTTAGTTCATACCTGGATCCCTATAGTTAGGTTCGTCAGAGTagggagttttttctttttttttttagaactccATTGTGtagtatatttattgtcatataataggAAATTTTAAATTGCTGGTTGATTTACTGTCAACTCTCTAAAGGATGAATTAGAGAAAGGGGAAACAGGAATCTAAGATTATAGTTAAAGAGGCTTTTTAATTCAACGAACATCTATTAAGGGCCTGACAGTGTAGCTATTCATTATGCCAGTACTGGAGATGAAAGACAAATCTAAAGGAAATTCCCATTCTcctatttatattttgaaaagtgAATAGAGAAATCTTTGTTTTGAGACAACATCTCTTATTAAGATATAGATCTCCAGTTCGAAAGGCCCTTAGAGTCCGTTAAAGAAACTTATAAATTTAATGATAAAAGCTAGGGAGATCATGGGATTATTCATTCATAAATGGTAAACAAATTTCAGAGggaagttttgaacccaggatttctgacTTCAAAACTAAGGCTCCATCTGTTGTACCATGATGCTCTGTAGTCACTAAGGCTgctagggaaaggaaagatacCTGGCTTTGATATCATGAGATGGTTGGAGACTTGGAGCATAAAGTGTTGATGGTCACAACTTCCCTGTCaaaaacgttttttttttttaattgaaaaatttttttaaatttccagcatggtatgttatatttttaatataagttaatttatttagtcaatttagaacattatttcttggttacaagaattgtatttttccctccttcccttaacCACCTTTCATATAGaagatgtgcaatttcattggttactacatgtgttcttgatcactaccgatttccatgtttttggtgtttgcattaggattttcatttagaatctacaatcccaatcatatcccctcaacctatgaattgaagcagttgttttttcttctctgtttttactcccacagattttcctctgaatctggatagtgttttttttttcctcattgatcCCTCCAAGGTGTTCAGGAAcaatgcattgccactgatggagaaatccattatattcaattgtaccacaatctGTCATTCTTTGTGTACatggttctcctgattctgttccttttgctctgtatcaattcctggaggttgttccagttcccatggaattcctccacttcattattcctttgagcacaatagtattccatcaccaacatataccacaatttgttcagccattccctaaatgaagggcatcccctcattttccaattttttgcctccacaaagagcacagctatgcatattcttggacaagtctttttccttattatctctttggggtacaaacccagcaatgctatggctggatccaagggcaggcagtcttttagtgccctttaggcatagttccaaattgccctccagaatggttggatcaattcacaactccaccagcaatgcattaacgtcctgactttgccacatctcctccagcattcattaatttccattgctgtaatgtttgccaatctgctaggtgtgatgtggtacctcagagttgttttgattttcatttctctgattataagagattttgaacactttttcatgtgcttatacatagttttgatttctttgactgaaaattgcccattcatatcccttgaccattaaTCAGTTgtagaatggtttgatttttttttacaattggtttagctcattataaatttgattaattagacctttgtcagatgtttttgttatgatgttgtttcccaattggttgcttcccttctaattttggttgcattgattttgtttgtacaaaactttttaatttaatataatcaaaattgttgattttacattttgtggtgttttttagctcttgcttattttaaaagtctttcatttcccaaagatctgccatgtatactattctgtgttcacataatttgcttatagtttccttctttatattcaggtcattcacccattcagagtttatctatgtgtaggttgtgagatgttgatccaaacctgatctctctcatacagtcttccaattttcccagcggttttcatcaaatagtggatttttgtcccaaaagctgggatttctgggcttattatagactgttttgctgaggtcacttatcccaagtctattccactggtcctcctctctgtctcttatatagtaccaaaatgttttgatgactactgctttatagtatagtttgagatttatgactgcaagtcctcctgtgtttgcattttttcccataatttccctgtacatccttgatcttttgttctttcaaatgaatgtgTTATGtcttttttctgattcagtaaaaaagaattttagtagttcaatgggtacagaaccaaataagtaaattaatttgggtaggattgtcacttttattatgttagctcatcctacccatgagcaataaatgtttttccaattgtttaattgtgtggagagtattttgtagtagtgttcatatagttcctctgtttgtattggcagatagattcctaaaaattttatattgactagggtgattttaaatggaatgtctcattctaattcttgctgctgagatatgttggagatatatagaaatgctgatgacttatgtgggtttatttggtatcctgcaactttgctaaagttattgattatttagGCTTGCTTTTGGGTTGATTCTATAGGACTCCTTAAGTATACCAtgaaatcatctgcaaagaatgattgCTTGGTcgcctcattgcctattttaataccttcaattgctttctcttctctaattgctacagctagtgtttctagttcaatgttaaataacagaggtgataatgggcagtcttattctgtgttatcctcactgtggttccatggtatctgaatgaattCTTAGCAACTTGAAATTGTTTTTCCttggtttgatagttcttgaatttgggtaTTATATTcatgggtattgtcagttgggggttaagtataggaagtgatctgtggattctttcaatctccacttttccctcttgttctagaatatcagggcaattttttgGGATAATTTTCTGttgaatgatgtccaggcttttccttttgtcatggtgttCTGGTAGCCCAATGagtcttaagttgtctctcctggaaccattttctagatcttttgttttgtggatgagatgcttcatattttcctcagttttttcattctaTAGGTTTTGTTTTctagtgttctgctgccttgtgaagtcacttgattctagttgtattcaGGTTCTTAACGACCGGATTTCATCattgactttttggtcatccttctccttatgGTCTGGtgttctttggaggtcatctttcatcttgtcTACCTCATctgtcatctcctttgcttcatcttacatctcctttgcctcatctttcatctcctttgcctcattttcaagctgtttgattttggctttcaagacactattttctcattttagttcaagtgcctctgtttccagatgactgattttaatttttaagttcttttcccaattgtcttcagcctctcttaattatgttttgaattgttttttgagttcttccaaagcctgtgttcaTTTTGCTGGGTTTTCTATTATATAGCTTGGTCTTCCCTACTCCACTTTTACATTTGCTCTATGTTCATTGCCTGtttagaagctatctattgtaatttcttttttctttttttgtcctttgcTCATTTTTACCCCTTCCTTACTCCCtgcatttgtctgtgctcttgctcctcccattatttttttttgtttgtttgttttggaattTTCTGTCAGTCTTTCCTCTTGGAGATTTGTCAGCAAgtttctcagtgcagtctgtggtggAGGGGCATGGAAGTTtttgcttccctgccctctgtagtctttgattggattaaagtacAGCAATCTTTGGGGAAGGGTATTGGAGCTTGACCTTCCCTACTCTCTGTATTCTTTTGATGGGAGTAAGTCAAGCTGGGATGGGCTGGGTATGCCATGAGACCAAATTCTCCTGGAAATGGAGAACTATATGGAGGTTCTCCACTGCTGCatctaggctgcccactctgtacTCCTTCTCTAAGTCTTTACAAAccatctgtgtttgatgctctgagacTGGCACAGCTTTACCTACatggtactccctccagaccagtgcctttgccctcccagagatTCTAGCTGCCAATGGAGGATTAGTGGtttaggtggggtggggtggacctgggatcttccttctcccttccccttaaatccaagtgttctcaaattctggcttttttgggggggcatacttTTAAATTGAGTCCTGCAGGAGGATTCCTTTGCTCTGCctttttgttaggtttgattttcagtctgctaggagcatttagtttgtaatttgtaaggaagggttttcagaggtctgaacttttgctgcctctatgccaccatcttgactcccaacCTAGCATTGATCTCAAGAATTTTTAGTGGGCAGCTATGTGGGAAAATGGATgaagtaccaggtctggagttcagGTGTCAAGAAGAgtcattttcataattttgtaTTTGACCTCATCTACTTATTACCTAGCAGTGTGAActtaaaaaatcacttaaccttctttacCTCAGATTActctttcataaaatgaattagagaagtaaaagacaAAACACAAAACATCCCCAAAACACTAAGGGTCCAGTTGAATTGCTTCTCATTTCTATAGCTGATAACAGgcaaatgaaatatttacaaCTTTGAAATGGCCAGAAATGACTTACTGGGCCTTGAATCTACAGTGTGACTCACTGACTAATGAGGAGACCTGAGTTATTAATCTCATCTCTTTTTCCTGAATTCGACAGTGCCCACAGTCAGATATTTAAAAATCAGTACCTGAAGGGGAGATCTTACCTTCCAGGGATAAGTACCTGAGTTGTTCCCATTGCTATTGGATTCCATTTCTGATATCACCAAGAACATTTCATGAAGGGCCAAGGCTACAGCATATACAGCACTGTAAACAGTGTAACTCTGGTGAGACATAGTCATGTCTAAATAGCTCAATGTAAGTGCGTCCAAGGAAGCATTTGGTGAACAGACAgcttcatctccttttcctattTTAGATGCACATCCAAAAGCTGAGTTCCAGAAGTTCTGAAGGAAGATATCTTCTGGGTATTTGGCAGGCTTAGTAGTTTTCAGAAAATGTTTGAAACCAGGAATCTTACTTGTCTGATCTGAGAATATCAGAGCCCCATGGAAATTATCAAAATAGACATAACCTGGTTTTTTGGCAATATCCCAGTGACTGCTGGTAATCCACATTCTGTATAGAAGGGTATGAGGAACCTTGCTAAACCTTAGGGTCAGTAGTGTATCTGTATTTCCATAAATTACAATTACCCTGGCTGTAGAACAAAACAGTTTcttgagaaaataagaaagataacCATCATCCTCTGTCACATCATAAAAGATCTTCTGTATGAAAGCAACACAGACATCATTTCTGACCATTTCTTCTTGAAGATCTCTGATGAATTTCTCACTTCTTGAATCATCTGAGGCAACCAATCCCACCCAGGTCCATTTGAAATGCAGCATTAATCGAACCATGGCAAAAGGAAGAGAGGTGTCCCTGGGGGCCATCTGATAGACAGAAGGAAACTGAACTGGGTCATTCAAGAGTGGATCAAAGAGACCATAGGTGATCTGAATAGGAACCAAACATGAGATTAGAGAGTGCATTCTAtgaatgtctttttttaacccttccttctcAACCAGCTaccttcatcctctttttcctggaATGGAGTAATTCTTTAACTCTACCTATTAAGATACTTTCGATCATTCAGGCCTCCACCTATGGGATCATGTATTTCATACATCTTTACCTATCTCAAAAAGATATAAAGTCAGTGCTTTCTGACTTTTTAACCTTTTTGAGTCTCTAATACTGTTTACAGAGAATGGAAAATGTTTGTTGTTTAATAAGCATTTCCATTTAATTGCATTGTTTCACTAATTCTGTAGGTGACAATTTGTTACTTCCAACAAGTATTGATGAAGTGAtgaatcttttctcttttacataaagagtttcctattctttctctgaGAGGCACCTGGTTGTTAAATTATGCATTAGGATTCCCCCACATTTTTAGAGTCAAAATTTCAAGTAGCAGTGCCATCAAATCCTTTCTGTGTTCTTTAAGCAGTAGAGAATTAATTGAACATATACATCCCTACCTGTGGAAACCTATAGAGCTCAAGTAGGGATCCCATGGCAACAGTCAATTCAGAAGTGGCTCCTCCAATGACCACTATAGACTTGCCCTGCCTCTCACAGCTGTAATTTGGAATGGTTGGTCCCTGGCCTGACAGCCACACCAGGGAGCTCTCCAAGGTTCTCTCATCATTGTGATAGGCATTCAAGATGTGGAATCCCAGGGTCATATTGGGTAACAGTTTGGTGTTCCTGTTGATCTCTTCTACAGCAAACATCAAGGCCAGGACCTGATAGTAGTGTCTGGGTTGCCACCTGTAATAGGAAGGACATTgttaggaaaaagaaataattttagtccTACTCTTTCCCCTCAAAAGGAactgaaatttttaaatggagaatttcttccattttattaaggTACAATTCTAAGTGCACACTCACTTACTCAAGGGTCATAACTACTTTTTGAGACTCTCCTTTAGGTTCAGTGTtatattctgaaaaaaattattctattactGCCAAGGACTCAGACGCCAGAGCTTTGACCATCTAAAAACCTATCTTGTCTCAAGGGCTCAGGGGCAGTACTGGAGACTCTCTTTCTATGCTTAATCAGTTTAATCATCACACTTTGATCACAGTAACAGTTCTCTACCAACTACAATTTCAAATCCAAAAAGTATTATGAGAATGACCTGAATTATTtgcaaaatcaataaataaattttcaaaaattgcaTGATTTGAGTTCAATGATTAATAAAGAAATACAAGACAAATAATATTGTGAATATTAGACAACAATTTTTTAGAAATGTGGTAAAACCACTCATCTCAAATAATATACCCTTATATTGTCCAGTGGGGTATTTGATCtaggtattaaaaataaaatcacaaatgaatgagagaaatatagaatatattgatTTTCAGATCTGTCTGCTGCCAAATAGTTCATGACCAAACAGGAGGCATAGAGGATCAAAGATAACAAGACTGAAAGTTACAATTACATCAAACAAATAAGATTCTTTTCCACATAAACAAATGCAGTTTAGCTAAGAtaacaagaaaaacatttaacTGGAAAAATACATACAGTACATTGttaaaagtctcatttccaagatatgtAAGGAATTGATCCAAGTTTGTAAAAACAAGTGTCAGTCCTAAAATGATGCATTTCAAAGGATTTAAACAGGTAGGCCTTTAGGTCAGAATTCCAAAGTATCTAAAGATattaataattttacaaatgactAATGATCAGCAAAATGGAAGTAATAGCAACTCTGAATTTCTACTTCATATGCCTCATATTGGTAaagttggaaaaaagaaacaaatgtaagAGGAATTTAATATAATAGTCACAGTGCTgacattctggatagcaatttgtaTCTATTGCCAAAATGTTACTGAATTGTAGATATATTATGGCCAAGCAATACCtaaaataatgcaaagaaaatgttaaggaccttg from Monodelphis domestica isolate mMonDom1 chromosome 4, mMonDom1.pri, whole genome shotgun sequence includes these protein-coding regions:
- the LOC130454051 gene encoding vomeronasal type-2 receptor 26-like, whose amino-acid sequence is MFFQLYFFLLLQLPLSVGREVGTSCHTEKTFSPTYYRDGDLVVGGFFPLLLYKMDKFPYWKMFWFHPKDIMKHHQWQPRHYYQVLALMFAVEEINRNTKLLPNMTLGFHILNAYHNDERTLESSLVWLSGQGPTIPNYSCERQGKSIVVIGGATSELTVAMGSLLELYRFPQITYGLFDPLLNDPVQFPSVYQMAPRDTSLPFAMVRLMLHFKWTWVGLVASDDSRSEKFIRDLQEEMVRNDVCVAFIQKIFYDVTEDDGYLSYFLKKLFCSTARVIVIYGNTDTLLTLRFSKVPHTLLYRMWITSSHWDIAKKPGYVYFDNFHGALIFSDQTSKIPGFKHFLKTTKPAKYPEDIFLQNFWNSAFGCASKIGKGDEAVCSPNASLDALTLSYLDMTMSHQSYTVYSAVYAVALALHEMFLVISEMESNSNGNNSGTYPWKLHSFLKNIQFNNSAGNLVVLAEKKNSVANYDILNYVTFGNDTEVLVKVGEFVSEAPAGQQFIIQQKAIVWPRTWGEPLPSICDKVCSPGFHIKAQEGSPVCCFDCAPCPQGQISNQTGKDQCMKCPEDQYPNMERIHCLPKRVTFLAYEETLGMALASIAVCFSLLTFLVLWVFVKHKDTPIVKANNRDLSYILLFSLSLCFLCSLFFIGRPTATNCLLRQTTFGVMFTVAVSSILAKTITVVLAFRATRPGSKSRRWVGSRAPISLVVFCTFIQVMLCAIWLLLSPPFPDSDTNSDPENIILECNEGSLIAFYSVLGYIALLALGSFTVAFLARNLPDTFNEAKFITFSMLVFCSVWISFLPTYQSTKGKMMVAVEVFSILSSSAGLLGCIFIPKCYVILLQPQKNTKKFLKNNPIS